In Vibrio sp. JC009, a single window of DNA contains:
- a CDS encoding TRAP transporter small permease produces the protein MEHKMFRKIFKHIEEIITVPLMVILLGLLTWQIVTRWLLNDPSLWSEELARVLFMYMSLIGCAYAIKTSTHVNITFFSDKLPKHARVLLIISLELAVLASIVAIIYLGYQHVQRTAFFELITLGISAKWMNYSLPLGGCFMVFRQLQKLYGLVLDFKNCSEKGVSGKSEAIER, from the coding sequence CTGGAGCATAAAATGTTTCGTAAGATTTTTAAGCATATTGAAGAAATTATCACCGTGCCATTGATGGTCATTTTGCTAGGGTTACTTACCTGGCAGATTGTCACACGCTGGTTACTCAACGATCCTTCATTGTGGAGTGAAGAGCTGGCAAGGGTTCTTTTTATGTATATGTCGTTAATTGGATGTGCCTACGCGATAAAAACCAGTACGCACGTCAATATTACTTTTTTCTCGGATAAGCTTCCAAAACACGCTCGTGTACTTTTGATTATTAGTCTGGAGTTAGCGGTATTAGCATCAATAGTTGCCATTATCTATCTGGGCTATCAACACGTACAACGTACAGCGTTTTTTGAGCTTATTACATTGGGAATTTCAGCAAAATGGATGAACTACAGCCTTCCTTTAGGTGGTTGTTTCATGGTGTTCAGGCAATTGCAAAAGCTATATGGCCTTGTATTAGATTTTAAAAATTGTAGTGAAAAAGGCGTTTCAGGTAAGTCTGAAGCGATAGAGAGGTAA
- a CDS encoding TRAP transporter large permease has translation MAGSIFGWLALLFAGMPVGFSLIFVALMFLVLTNSTGINFAAQQMLGGINNFTLLAVPFFVLTGHLMNSAGITERIFNFAKAMVGHITGSLGHVNIMASLLFSGMSGSALADAGGLGQLEIKSMRDAKYDDDFAGGLTAASCIIGPLVPPSIPLVIYGVVSNTSIGALFLAGAVPGLLCCVALMVMSYFICKKRGYMTLPRATRREQLKSFKEAFLSLLTPVIIIGGIFSGKFTPTEAAVVSSLYALFLGTVVYKQLTLKKFVDLLKDTVNTTAVVALMVMGVTVFGWIVAREQLPQMMADYFLTISDNPLILLLLINLLLLFLGTFIESLALLLLLVPFLVPVAAAVGIDPVHFGVMAILNLMIGILTPPMGMALYVVSRVGNIPFHTLTRGVIPLLVPLFIVLFLVAVFPQFTLLLPQLFLGYGL, from the coding sequence ATGGCTGGTTCTATTTTTGGGTGGCTTGCACTCTTATTTGCAGGTATGCCAGTTGGTTTTTCACTGATTTTTGTTGCACTGATGTTTCTAGTGCTGACAAATAGCACCGGAATCAACTTTGCAGCACAACAGATGCTGGGCGGTATCAATAACTTCACACTGCTTGCTGTTCCTTTCTTTGTCCTAACCGGACATTTAATGAATAGTGCAGGAATCACAGAGCGTATTTTTAATTTTGCGAAAGCAATGGTTGGTCATATTACGGGCAGTCTCGGACACGTAAACATTATGGCAAGCTTGCTGTTTTCCGGCATGTCCGGTTCTGCTCTGGCAGATGCTGGCGGGTTAGGTCAGCTAGAGATTAAATCGATGAGAGATGCAAAGTATGATGATGACTTTGCTGGTGGCCTGACAGCAGCGTCATGCATCATAGGCCCACTAGTCCCTCCTTCGATCCCTCTTGTTATTTACGGTGTTGTTTCTAACACCTCAATCGGTGCATTATTTCTTGCCGGTGCGGTTCCTGGTCTTCTGTGTTGCGTAGCTTTGATGGTTATGAGCTACTTTATTTGTAAAAAACGCGGTTACATGACACTTCCAAGAGCAACCCGTCGCGAGCAATTAAAGTCATTTAAAGAAGCATTTCTTTCTCTGCTTACCCCAGTGATTATTATTGGTGGCATTTTCTCCGGTAAATTTACTCCAACAGAAGCAGCGGTTGTCTCATCTCTTTACGCGCTGTTTTTAGGCACGGTCGTTTATAAGCAGCTAACTCTGAAAAAATTTGTGGATCTACTGAAAGATACTGTAAACACAACAGCCGTTGTAGCTTTGATGGTAATGGGCGTTACTGTGTTTGGCTGGATCGTGGCACGAGAGCAGCTTCCACAGATGATGGCAGACTACTTCCTGACAATCAGTGACAATCCACTGATACTCTTGTTGCTTATTAACTTGCTACTACTATTTTTGGGTACCTTCATTGAATCACTAGCGTTGCTACTGCTATTAGTGCCGTTCCTGGTTCCGGTTGCAGCTGCTGTGGGGATTGATCCCGTTCACTTTGGAGTTATGGCAATTCTTAATCTGATGATAGGAATCCTTACTCCACCAATGGGTATGGCTCTCTATGTGGTTTCCCGTGTAGGTAATATTCCATTTCACACACTGACTCGTGGTGTGATCCCATTACTGGTTCCTCTATTTATTGTATTGTTTTTGGTTGCAGTATTTCCGCAGTTTACTCTTCTGCTACCTCAGTTATTTTTGGGCTACGGCTTATAA
- a CDS encoding dihydrodipicolinate synthase family protein — translation MNKLKGLIAAPHTPFDKDNKVNFSAIDQIAELLIEQGVTGAYVCGTTGEGIHCSVKERKAIAEHWVKAADGKLDLIVHTGALSIIDTLDLTKHADNLDILATSAIGPCFFKPGSVEDLVEYCSQVAAAAPSKGFYYYHSGMSGVNLDLEQFLIQADGRIPNLSGAKFNNSDLYEYQRCVRVADGKYDIPFGVDEFLPAGLAVGAVSAVGSTYNYAAPLYLEIIEAFNMGDQQKVTRLMDKVIAIIRVLVEYGGVAAGKAAMQLHGIDAGNPRAPIKSLTESQKADVVAKLRDADFL, via the coding sequence ATGAATAAACTAAAAGGGCTTATCGCAGCGCCACACACGCCTTTCGATAAGGATAATAAAGTCAACTTTTCCGCTATTGATCAGATAGCTGAATTGCTAATTGAGCAGGGAGTCACCGGCGCCTATGTATGTGGCACAACGGGAGAAGGCATTCACTGCTCTGTAAAAGAGCGAAAAGCAATTGCTGAACATTGGGTCAAAGCCGCTGATGGAAAGCTTGATCTAATCGTTCACACAGGAGCATTAAGCATAATTGACACTCTGGACTTAACCAAACATGCGGATAATCTGGATATACTGGCAACATCAGCCATCGGGCCTTGTTTCTTTAAACCCGGAAGTGTGGAAGATCTGGTCGAGTATTGTTCTCAGGTTGCAGCAGCGGCTCCATCAAAGGGATTCTATTACTACCACTCAGGTATGTCTGGCGTTAATCTGGATTTAGAACAGTTTTTAATACAGGCCGATGGCCGGATTCCAAACCTGTCTGGAGCTAAGTTCAATAACTCTGATTTATACGAGTACCAAAGGTGCGTCAGAGTGGCCGACGGCAAGTATGATATTCCATTCGGTGTAGATGAGTTTCTTCCCGCAGGCTTAGCAGTTGGAGCGGTTAGTGCAGTGGGAAGCACTTATAACTATGCGGCCCCGCTCTACCTGGAGATCATTGAAGCATTTAATATGGGTGATCAGCAAAAAGTAACCCGTTTGATGGATAAAGTAATAGCCATTATCCGCGTGCTTGTTGAATATGGTGGTGTTGCTGCCGGGAAAGCAGCTATGCAGTTACACGGCATTGATGCGGGGAACCCTCGAGCTCCGATTAAGTCTCTGACCGAATCACAAAAAGCGGATGTAGTTGCAAAACTAAGAGACGCAGATTTTCTGTAA
- a CDS encoding MurR/RpiR family transcriptional regulator: MNAPKNLLVRLRSNTEPLSKKLRQVADYVLENAYDVQFQTITELARNTETSEATVVRLCRDMGYKGYSDFRMALAVDISQASNQKKTPLEGDICDISAQSAIASLEDTAKLISRKSLTRICDHIHQAKFISCVGVGASSIVGHYLAYRLLRLGKKVTMFEDTHLAAVSAARCSEGDLWLSVSSSGSTKEVIHAASQAAKREIPIITLTNISHSPLSAISTEVLVAARPEGPLTGGAFASKVGALLLVDVLVNSLLETYPEYSKSVVETAEVVMPLMN; encoded by the coding sequence GTGAACGCGCCCAAAAACCTACTTGTTCGATTGCGATCGAATACTGAACCTTTAAGTAAAAAGCTTAGACAGGTTGCAGACTACGTTCTGGAAAATGCTTATGACGTTCAGTTTCAAACAATCACAGAGCTTGCCCGAAACACTGAAACAAGTGAAGCGACAGTGGTTCGGCTATGCCGGGATATGGGGTACAAGGGTTACTCAGATTTTCGTATGGCATTAGCCGTCGATATCAGCCAGGCTTCTAATCAGAAAAAAACACCACTGGAAGGCGATATTTGCGATATTTCTGCTCAGAGCGCAATAGCCAGCCTTGAAGATACTGCTAAGTTAATCAGTCGAAAATCACTGACAAGAATTTGTGATCATATTCATCAGGCAAAATTTATCAGTTGTGTAGGAGTTGGAGCATCAAGCATAGTTGGGCACTATCTCGCGTACAGACTACTCAGGCTGGGGAAAAAGGTAACTATGTTTGAGGATACCCATTTGGCTGCGGTAAGTGCTGCCCGATGTAGCGAAGGTGACTTATGGTTATCAGTCTCCAGTTCCGGCTCCACAAAGGAAGTGATTCATGCTGCGAGTCAAGCAGCTAAAAGGGAAATTCCGATCATAACCTTGACTAACATTAGTCATAGTCCACTATCAGCAATTTCCACAGAAGTGTTAGTGGCAGCACGCCCTGAAGGCCCCTTAACCGGAGGAGCCTTTGCATCAAAAGTAGGGGCTTTGTTATTAGTAGATGTACTAGTTAACTCTCTTCTGGAAACTTACCCGGAATACTCAAAGTCAGTTGTAGAAACCGCTGAAGTAGTTATGCCACTGATGAACTGA
- a CDS encoding N-acetylneuraminate epimerase: MNKSAIAVLLASSLVIGQSAFANDNWPDLPVGLKSGVSAQLSNKLYVGLGSAGSAFYMLDLNNVEEGWQKKASFIGPERNGATASVVGDDIFVFGGAGKVEPTATSPVIFNTVYRYNSSSDSWSLVNTTAPVGLLGAASYSPDDETIVFFGGYNKGYFDKYLSDINATDKASQPEKWQKIVDNYMGMKPLDYKWNRSVIQFKPATGAWAELGTSPYIPNCGSALVSQGTISTLVSGEIKPGLRTPEVKQYQFGQPQPWQSLHSLPAPKGSNVQEGVAGAFAGKSNGALIVAGGANFHGAKNAFESGKMFAHNGFSKAFNAEIYVLEDGLWSQSNSLKKGIAYGASFTLDNGVLIVGGEDGKRKATKGTYLLSWNGNSVDIQD, encoded by the coding sequence ATGAACAAAAGTGCTATTGCTGTTTTATTAGCTTCTTCTTTGGTTATTGGTCAATCAGCTTTTGCGAATGATAACTGGCCGGACTTGCCAGTGGGCCTTAAAAGCGGTGTTAGTGCTCAGCTCAGTAATAAGCTTTATGTTGGACTCGGTTCGGCTGGCAGCGCGTTTTATATGCTTGATTTAAATAATGTAGAGGAAGGCTGGCAGAAGAAGGCTTCATTTATTGGTCCTGAAAGAAATGGCGCAACGGCTTCAGTAGTCGGAGATGACATTTTTGTATTTGGCGGTGCGGGAAAAGTGGAGCCTACAGCCACTTCACCTGTTATTTTTAATACTGTATACCGCTACAATTCTTCCTCTGACTCCTGGTCTCTTGTAAATACAACTGCTCCCGTAGGTTTACTCGGAGCTGCCTCATACTCTCCGGATGACGAGACGATTGTTTTTTTTGGGGGCTACAACAAAGGGTATTTTGACAAATACCTTTCAGATATAAATGCGACGGACAAAGCATCTCAGCCTGAAAAGTGGCAGAAAATCGTAGACAACTATATGGGAATGAAGCCACTTGACTACAAATGGAACCGCTCCGTTATTCAGTTTAAACCAGCAACTGGTGCATGGGCAGAACTTGGTACTTCACCATATATACCAAACTGCGGCTCTGCTCTTGTTAGCCAAGGTACAATTTCCACCCTCGTTAGTGGGGAAATCAAGCCAGGTTTGAGAACTCCGGAAGTGAAGCAGTATCAGTTTGGTCAGCCTCAGCCGTGGCAAAGCCTTCATTCTTTGCCTGCTCCAAAGGGGTCAAATGTTCAAGAGGGCGTTGCCGGGGCATTTGCTGGCAAGAGTAATGGTGCACTTATAGTTGCTGGTGGCGCAAACTTTCACGGAGCTAAAAACGCGTTCGAGAGTGGAAAAATGTTTGCTCACAACGGTTTTAGCAAAGCCTTCAATGCTGAAATCTACGTTCTGGAAGACGGTTTGTGGAGCCAGTCTAACAGCCTTAAGAAAGGCATCGCCTATGGTGCTTCGTTTACGCTCGATAATGGTGTTTTGATTGTCGGGGGAGAGGACGGTAAACGCAAAGCGACAAAAGGTACGTATTTGCTTAGCTGGAACGGCAACTCTGTAGATATTCAGGACTAA
- a CDS encoding MFS transporter — protein MFTNKYLILLSVVMLQACIGGTYAWSIYDAEFIRNYDVDPRLATLPFNLFYVVFPATLLFSHSVIAKLGSRTAAQLGILLFSIGWGIASLGESHYLFTIIGVGLIGGVGVGLAYLVPIKVGISWFPDNGGLVTGLAVGGFAVGAAAIGELSEVLIHAMKINPFLALAITGSLYFMAGIFPACCMNLKESEPILKAHPNKLNWKLACQDVVFRRLFLAMTAGLATGFFINSKIVMIAGEGYQSLISLVSVFAISNALGRVIWGYFSDRFRVSSCMRVNLGLQAITVLVLLQISFLNYVPTLLAAVAGFQYGGVLVLYATGVRKIWGDAAFTQVYAWLFMSNIVAALINTILSSSLSNVSLSQLSFILFFLVFSGVVSLFKRLSSNKYTTQYYW, from the coding sequence ATGTTTACAAATAAATATCTGATATTGCTTTCTGTTGTTATGCTTCAGGCATGCATTGGTGGTACCTATGCATGGTCCATTTACGATGCCGAGTTTATCCGTAATTATGATGTTGACCCAAGGTTAGCTACATTGCCATTTAACCTGTTTTACGTGGTGTTTCCAGCCACTCTTCTCTTTTCTCATTCGGTTATTGCGAAGCTAGGAAGCAGAACTGCAGCCCAATTGGGAATACTTCTGTTTTCCATAGGATGGGGAATCGCTTCGTTAGGAGAATCACACTACCTCTTTACAATCATAGGCGTTGGGCTTATTGGGGGAGTTGGTGTCGGTCTTGCCTACCTTGTACCAATCAAAGTTGGTATATCTTGGTTTCCAGATAACGGTGGCTTAGTAACAGGGCTGGCGGTCGGCGGCTTTGCAGTTGGAGCAGCAGCGATTGGAGAATTATCAGAAGTGCTCATCCATGCAATGAAGATTAACCCTTTCCTGGCGCTAGCAATTACTGGAAGTCTTTACTTTATGGCTGGTATTTTCCCTGCTTGCTGTATGAATTTGAAGGAATCTGAACCGATCCTCAAAGCACACCCGAATAAGCTTAACTGGAAATTAGCTTGTCAAGATGTAGTTTTCAGGCGTTTGTTCTTAGCTATGACAGCTGGCCTGGCCACTGGTTTTTTTATTAATAGTAAAATAGTCATGATTGCCGGTGAAGGGTATCAGTCACTAATTTCCCTTGTTTCAGTATTTGCTATCTCAAACGCTCTGGGAAGAGTCATTTGGGGTTACTTTAGTGATAGGTTTAGAGTGAGTAGTTGCATGAGAGTAAACCTTGGTTTACAAGCTATTACTGTATTGGTTCTGTTACAGATTTCTTTTCTTAACTATGTACCAACACTATTGGCTGCAGTAGCAGGATTTCAATATGGCGGGGTATTGGTACTATATGCAACAGGAGTAAGGAAAATTTGGGGAGACGCAGCCTTTACTCAGGTGTATGCCTGGTTGTTTATGTCTAACATTGTTGCTGCGCTTATTAATACCATTTTGAGTAGTTCACTTAGTAATGTTAGCTTGAGTCAATTGTCTTTTATTTTGTTTTTCCTTGTATTTTCAGGTGTTGTTAGCCTTTTTAAGCGATTAAGTTCAAATAAATATACAACTCAGTATTATTGGTAA
- a CDS encoding transporter substrate-binding domain-containing protein: MPGLIVDENKGLLMSMHKEIFRRLGVDSTLLFQPTLRIQASFEHGRLDAYFPELDENFPQGNFVVSKPFYQRKIHLFTRIDSRYRNLSDLKGKLIGAVKGYSYGKKVTNNSDISLSFAKSDDANVERLMRGYIDAIIGDDISTFFSVINSKHISKIYYSPDEPIHTLDMHYVCQNTNKGKNLCDAIDAVLSDMIDEGLIVYDRTSGQPAILIPNK; encoded by the coding sequence ATGCCAGGCTTAATAGTTGATGAAAATAAAGGCCTGTTAATGTCGATGCACAAGGAAATATTCCGAAGGCTGGGCGTAGACAGTACATTGCTGTTTCAGCCAACGCTAAGAATACAAGCCTCATTTGAACATGGTCGATTGGATGCTTACTTCCCTGAGTTAGATGAAAACTTCCCTCAGGGGAATTTTGTGGTTTCGAAGCCATTCTATCAACGTAAAATACATTTGTTTACTCGAATTGATTCACGCTATCGCAATTTAAGCGATTTGAAGGGAAAGCTAATTGGGGCTGTAAAGGGCTACAGTTATGGGAAAAAAGTGACTAATAATTCGGATATTAGTCTAAGTTTCGCAAAAAGTGATGACGCCAACGTCGAAAGATTAATGAGAGGCTATATTGATGCCATTATTGGGGATGATATTTCCACATTTTTTTCCGTAATAAACAGCAAACACATAAGTAAAATATACTATTCTCCCGATGAACCCATCCATACACTGGACATGCATTACGTATGTCAAAATACGAATAAAGGCAAAAACCTTTGTGACGCTATCGATGCTGTTCTTTCAGATATGATAGATGAGGGCTTGATCGTATACGATAGAACCTCTGGTCAGCCAGCCATATTGATACCTAATAAATAA
- a CDS encoding tagatose bisphosphate family class II aldolase — translation MYLISSREMLKRAQAGGYAVPAFNIHNLETVQVVVETASEMGSPVILAGTPGTYSYAGTDYLVSICKEAAHKHSVPLVLHLDHHEELTDIQHKVQHGIRSVMIDGSHHAFEQNIALVRDVVQYCNRFDASVEAELGRLGGQEDDLIVDSADALMTDPGAAAEFVRSTGVDTLAVAIGTAHGMYKAEPMLDYDRLAKIRERVDVPLVLHGASGVPDEAVRRCIELGVSKVNVATELKIAFADAVKHHFAENPGANDPRKYIVPGKEAMKRVVMDKIRVCGSEGKI, via the coding sequence ATGTATCTGATTTCTTCACGTGAAATGTTAAAACGTGCACAGGCTGGCGGTTATGCCGTACCGGCTTTTAATATCCATAACCTGGAGACAGTTCAGGTTGTTGTTGAAACAGCATCGGAGATGGGGTCTCCAGTGATACTTGCGGGTACTCCGGGAACATACAGTTATGCCGGTACCGATTATCTGGTGAGTATTTGTAAAGAGGCAGCACATAAGCACTCAGTACCTTTGGTGTTGCACCTTGACCACCATGAGGAATTGACTGATATCCAGCACAAGGTTCAGCACGGTATTCGTTCAGTGATGATAGATGGCTCTCACCATGCTTTTGAACAGAATATTGCGCTGGTAAGAGATGTTGTGCAGTACTGCAATCGTTTTGATGCGAGTGTCGAGGCCGAATTGGGACGTTTAGGCGGTCAGGAAGATGATCTGATCGTTGATAGTGCTGACGCGCTAATGACCGACCCTGGTGCGGCTGCTGAATTCGTGCGTTCTACAGGAGTTGACACGTTGGCGGTTGCTATTGGTACGGCGCATGGTATGTATAAAGCCGAGCCGATGCTGGATTACGACCGTCTGGCAAAGATTCGTGAACGAGTGGATGTGCCGCTGGTATTACACGGCGCATCAGGTGTGCCCGATGAGGCAGTCAGACGCTGTATTGAATTGGGTGTCAGTAAAGTGAATGTTGCGACAGAACTCAAGATCGCCTTTGCAGACGCCGTTAAACATCACTTCGCCGAGAATCCGGGAGCTAATGACCCGCGAAAGTACATAGTACCGGGTAAGGAGGCGATGAAACGCGTAGTGATGGATAAGATCCGTGTCTGCGGTAGTGAGGGAAAAATTTAA
- the nagA gene encoding N-acetylglucosamine-6-phosphate deacetylase, translating to MASDRQYIRAGQALIGTELRQNVVLVVGADGLIEAVLPESQCSQPCQDFRGCTLLPGMIDTHVHGAVGFDVMDASHEGLEAMSWFFAAKGVTAFVATTVTAPVNKIKQVLLQVGKSKRKGLSGAALLGAYLEGPYFTPRHKGAHPEHLFRELDTRELDSWISYSDGSLLVVALAPEKVNAEKAIHHLSNCGVRVTLGHTDATAEQVQAAFSAGADGLVHCYNGMSGLHHRGPGVVGAGLCQPDSYIEMIADGHHVHPLAIDVAHRCCGERLMLITDAMRAAGMPDGEYMLGEYQVEVSGGIARTKAGGLAGSTLTLIDAVKNLSAWLDMPFEQAWLSASLTPANFLGIADRYGSLEVGKKASMVAVTDSKQIQNTWVDGNMVYAADKTTLSEAVCI from the coding sequence ATGGCATCTGATCGGCAATATATCAGGGCTGGTCAGGCTCTGATAGGGACAGAGCTTCGCCAAAACGTGGTGCTGGTGGTTGGGGCGGATGGTTTAATCGAGGCTGTGCTTCCGGAAAGCCAATGCTCTCAGCCTTGTCAGGATTTCCGGGGCTGTACGCTATTACCGGGAATGATCGACACTCATGTGCACGGCGCTGTGGGCTTTGATGTGATGGATGCCAGCCATGAAGGGCTGGAGGCTATGTCCTGGTTTTTCGCTGCTAAAGGGGTGACCGCATTTGTTGCTACCACAGTTACAGCGCCGGTTAACAAGATTAAGCAGGTTTTGCTACAAGTCGGAAAAAGTAAGCGAAAGGGGCTAAGTGGGGCTGCTCTGTTAGGAGCTTACCTTGAGGGGCCATATTTCACTCCCAGGCATAAGGGGGCTCATCCTGAACACCTGTTCCGCGAACTGGATACCCGTGAGCTGGATAGTTGGATTTCGTACTCAGATGGCAGTTTGTTGGTGGTGGCGTTAGCTCCGGAGAAGGTCAACGCAGAGAAGGCCATTCATCACCTGAGCAATTGCGGGGTACGGGTGACGCTTGGGCATACCGATGCTACAGCTGAACAGGTTCAGGCGGCATTTTCAGCCGGAGCTGACGGACTGGTGCACTGTTATAACGGAATGAGTGGATTGCATCACCGGGGACCTGGCGTTGTCGGTGCCGGACTGTGCCAGCCAGACAGTTATATAGAAATGATTGCCGATGGCCATCATGTTCACCCACTCGCAATAGATGTCGCACATCGCTGCTGTGGTGAGCGCTTAATGTTGATAACCGATGCTATGCGGGCCGCAGGCATGCCTGACGGAGAGTACATGCTGGGAGAGTATCAGGTTGAGGTATCCGGGGGGATTGCCAGGACGAAAGCAGGGGGCCTGGCAGGAAGTACTCTCACTTTGATTGACGCGGTGAAAAATCTGTCCGCCTGGCTGGATATGCCATTCGAGCAGGCGTGGTTATCTGCATCACTGACACCTGCGAACTTTCTTGGTATCGCTGATCGTTATGGCTCCCTTGAAGTCGGTAAGAAGGCTTCTATGGTGGCGGTAACAGACAGCAAACAAATTCAAAATACATGGGTCGACGGCAACATGGTGTATGCCGCAGACAAGACAACTTTATCGGAGGCAGTATGTATCTGA
- the agaF gene encoding PTS galactosamine/N-acetylgalactosamine transporter subunit IIA has product MLAVILSGHGGFASGLEKAIEQIIGEQSQFRAIDFPPEATTPQLETAMRDAIQELDSGDGVVFMTDLLGGTPFRAASLLSQESSKVAVVTGTNLQMAAEMLLERDELSVDEFVRQALECGHRGITSLAEQLGQSDKTEEAAEDGI; this is encoded by the coding sequence ATGTTAGCAGTAATACTCTCAGGTCATGGTGGCTTTGCGTCTGGATTAGAAAAGGCCATTGAACAGATCATCGGTGAGCAGAGTCAGTTCAGGGCGATAGACTTTCCGCCTGAGGCAACAACGCCTCAGCTGGAAACCGCGATGCGTGATGCCATACAAGAGCTGGACAGTGGTGATGGAGTCGTGTTTATGACAGACCTTCTGGGAGGGACACCTTTTAGAGCGGCTTCTCTGTTGAGTCAGGAAAGCAGCAAGGTTGCCGTGGTAACCGGAACGAACCTGCAAATGGCGGCAGAAATGTTGTTGGAGCGGGATGAGTTATCTGTCGACGAGTTTGTCCGGCAGGCACTGGAGTGTGGCCATCGCGGCATTACCAGCCTGGCTGAACAGTTGGGACAGAGCGATAAAACAGAGGAAGCTGCGGAAGATGGCATCTGA
- the agaE gene encoding PTS N-acetylgalactosamine transporter subunit IID, with protein MESNVSNELDLRQSNTSVQPAPGVSSDEYENKEIGAELTKSDINRMAWRSLLLQASFNYERMQASGWLYGILPALKKIHPNQADLAKSMKGHMGFFNTHPFLVTFVMGIVLAMERSKQNINSIQSTKIAVGAPMGGIGDAMFWLTLLPICGGIGADLALQGSIMGAVFFMVLFNVVHFGLRFGLAHYAYRMGVAAIPMIKANTKKVGHAASMVGMTVIGALVATYVRLATTAEITAGDAVVKLQADVIDKLMPAFLPLVYTLCMYTLVKRGWSPLRLITITMVLGIVGRFMGFL; from the coding sequence ATGGAATCTAATGTAAGCAATGAGCTGGATCTTCGCCAGAGCAATACAAGCGTTCAGCCAGCCCCTGGTGTGAGCAGCGATGAATATGAAAACAAGGAAATTGGCGCTGAACTGACTAAATCTGATATCAACCGCATGGCATGGCGTTCATTGCTGTTGCAGGCATCTTTTAACTATGAGCGTATGCAGGCTTCCGGTTGGCTTTACGGCATTCTTCCTGCGCTGAAGAAGATTCACCCAAATCAGGCAGATCTTGCGAAGTCAATGAAAGGGCATATGGGCTTTTTTAATACTCACCCGTTCCTGGTGACTTTTGTAATGGGTATTGTGCTGGCAATGGAGCGCTCCAAGCAGAATATCAACAGTATCCAGAGTACCAAGATTGCCGTGGGTGCGCCTATGGGCGGGATCGGTGATGCTATGTTCTGGCTGACCCTGTTGCCAATCTGTGGCGGTATTGGGGCCGACCTGGCTCTGCAAGGTTCCATTATGGGTGCCGTCTTCTTTATGGTGCTGTTTAACGTAGTGCACTTTGGCCTGCGATTTGGCCTGGCACATTACGCCTATCGGATGGGTGTTGCAGCTATCCCTATGATTAAAGCCAACACCAAAAAAGTAGGACATGCCGCTTCTATGGTGGGTATGACGGTAATTGGCGCATTGGTGGCTACCTATGTACGTCTGGCAACGACGGCGGAGATTACAGCAGGTGATGCTGTTGTGAAGCTGCAAGCGGATGTTATAGACAAGCTGATGCCAGCCTTCCTTCCACTTGTATATACCTTGTGTATGTACACGCTTGTGAAGCGTGGCTGGAGTCCGTTACGTCTTATCACCATTACCATGGTGCTGGGTATTGTTGGCCGCTTTATGGGCTTCTTGTAA